In the Lepidochelys kempii isolate rLepKem1 chromosome 3, rLepKem1.hap2, whole genome shotgun sequence genome, one interval contains:
- the URB2 gene encoding unhealthy ribosome biogenesis protein 2 homolog isoform X2 — protein MAAIYSGIHLKLKSAKTSWEDKIKLAHFAWISHQCFLPNKEQVLLDWVSHALVSYYNKKLELEDEIVEKLWTYLDNIFHSRKLQNLLKDGKTINLSFLIAQVINERISESCIQKSRGNVGTVLSCCRGILSTPPLSIIYTTKYELMVNLLSKLSWLACQWLTSEDAVTSQLFDVLQLTFAQYLLIQRQQINPNRVFGQVTSHLFQPCLLLRHLLMARAWTPADDGRVRQHLSREIRNQVEAVLQAGIFQPELLSSYRGELLPEREPQEKKKRALKTILMPVKTVLSKFQDASFCESTLQVIIVANSVPLLYKLFLDSYCKAENHMVCFHMFTRLFGCLRISHLQEDLWQEMLSPVDWSTELLAVEQLLNLVLSNDIYNVAADRIRHKETQFQFYRKLAEMLVNHSQASIPAWFRCLKTLISLNHLIVEPDLDDLVASAWIDAEVSEPRTKKPQETLINAMFQTYTKLRQFPKFFEEVLSVICRPADDELRLPVLSAGLTAKLRECLLELPPNQILDILFLILEKCQTQIIPDVKDDSDMALKLLSVSSVLHTFLFNMKSLDNVTPLPVVLRTQSLLDKMQKEVIQPLLDLLKDQWADEDKPGLWLEKVSDSALLLVCTWVEVDTLLSINCSKYVSRLAEAAGGGTDCAAESWDFSALLPGVDSQCWKRVVRFSGNFCSPSKYCLELLMLQKIKKILMQTSFQTEADLHTLQHAAAFILHSGRSSMSMEESEPWNGNISAINALTYPAAHWYLVVSNLTILIPHLSLKDVEYVADVLLKTLPSTKAPGVSADQDSFITAEKVSKALLHSTFLPEIKVLHCAFISRVIQQCSSVFCSATQGIVDQPIQQLSAVNIPWHEEVLSSCKMVGMGEAQSENNQSKDEPFICWTTMEKIAQHILLLTRTGSPITLEEDQIESFLHLLEMISALKLDSLFPSDHTRCFLLLLSLVANTRANISCSKLLSLKFLITCFRLLTCLQTGRSVNSIFKVFHASDALEAVMTALFAASKCFADVLTTPAWAEFLQVIQTFLECFLQMIVEKRQSLKLNLEKFSFFLASCKPYVDADRGKPWNTAVNQLLLVPLTTLCHVLTLYLQQQPEKKQQLTEMLSALLKPTVLQTGTAIQLCLRNLTKDQPLPLAFIPAVSTLLKADLSYMCTGRFMKMEGKQENPKDPGKYREYSHTELYQKFYTQVLRELTSVEGHLQFFHSALQFLTVFCSVTDLYPGEETALTVFHAVKKLLAGPGTTVQVIQDLEMQLTELMTQLVESCTTEEFCVMMRLVLQGLEVSNIWKQNPKEVLSAVTLTKLLVNCPLTGEKERAFWFTSPQIITALVIQTKEACRDQSLIPTIVVPILETVAALLRQGEEILSNPHHVSLAFSILLTVPLDHLKMEEYGSIFLGIHEVLFSILQCHPKVMLKAAPSFLNSFKRLVVSVMHEGRQKGDRGSTDEFGVVLKCAHLVERMYSHIAAKTEEFTVFSVFIVAQYVIELQKVTLLPAVKKHLTEGIYHILDLCIERDIKFLNASLQMGVREVFKELYNDYTHYHKTKKHGEKKYTA, from the exons ATGGCTGCAATTTACTCAGGAATTCACCTGAAGCTGAAAAGTGCAAAAACCTCTTGGGAAGACAAAATCAAATTAGCTCACTTTGCATGGATTTCCCATCAGTGCTTTCTTCCAAATAAAGAACAA GTATTACTTGATTGGGTGAGCCATGCATTGGTTTCATATTACAACAAGAAACTTGAACTGGAGGATGAAATTGTTGAGAAACTTTGGACGTACCTGGATAACATCTTCCATAGCAGAAAACTACAGAATCTCTTAAAGGATGGAAAGACAATCAACCTCAGTTTTTTGATTGCACAG GTCATAAATGAAAGGATATCCGAGTCCTGCATTCAAAAATCCCGCGGAAATGTTGGTACAGTGCTAAGTTGTTGCAGGGGCATCCTTTCCACTCCGCCTCTCTCCATCATCTATACCACAAAATATGAGCTGATGGTGAACCTCTTAagcaagctctcctggctggcctgTCAATGGCTGACCTCAGAAGATGCTGTGACTTCCCAGTTGTTTGATGTCCTCCAGCTGACCTTTGCTCAGTACCTCCTGATTCAGAGGCAACAGATCAACCCAAATCGTGTGTTTGGGCAAGTGACCAGCCACTTGTTTCAACCATGTCTGCTCCTGAGGCATTTGCTTATGGCCAGAGCGTGGACACCAGCTGATGATGGCCGCGTACGTCAGCATCTGAGCAGGGAAATCCGAAACCAAGTAGAGGCTGTGCTACAGGCTGGGATTTTCCAGCCTGAGCTCTTGTCCTCTTACAGAGGGGAGCTCCTGCCAGAAAGGGAACcgcaagagaaaaagaaaagggctcTGAAAACTATTCTGATGCCAGTCAAAACAGTGCTGTCCAAGTTCCAGGATGCTAGCTTTTGTGAATCAACGCTCCAGGTGATCATAGTAGCAAATTCAGTACCTCTGCTTTATAAGCTCTTTTTGGATTCTTATTGTAAGGCAGAAAACCACATGGTCTGTTTCCACATGTTCACCAGGCTTTTTGGCTGTCTAAGGATTTCTCACCTGCAGGAGGATCtatggcaggagatgctctcgcCAGTAGACTGGAGCACAGAACTGCTTGCTGTGGAACAGCTCCTGAACTTGGTGCTCAGCAACGATATCTATAACGTTGCCGCTGACCGGATCAGGCACAAAGAGACCCAGTTCCAGTTTTACCGCAAACTGGCAGAAATGTTGGTGAATCACTCCCAGGCTTCCATCCCAGCTTGGTTTAGGTGTCTCAAGACCTTGATTTCGTTAAATCATTTAATTGTCGAGCctgatctggatgaccttgtggCCTCAGCTTGGATCGATGCAGAGGTCTCTGAGCCACGTACAAAGAAGCCTCAAGAGACTCTCATAAATGCCATGTTTCAGACTTACACGAAGCTGCGACAGTTCCCTAAATTCTTTGAAGAGGTTCTGTCCGTGATCTGCCGTCCAGCTGATGATGAGTTAAGGCTGCCAGTCTTGTCTGCTGGGCTGACGGCAAAGCTTCGTGAGTGCCTCCTCGAGCTGCCACCCAACCAGATTCTGGATATTTTGTTCCTCATACTGGAGAAGTGTCAGACTCAAATAATTCCTGACGTGAAAGATGATTCTGACATGGCACTGAAGCTGTTGTCTGTGAGCTCTGTGCTTCACACTTTTCTGTTCAACATGAAGAGTTTGGATAATGTCACCCCATTACCTGTTGTCCTTCGCACTCAGAGTCTGTTGGACAAGATGCAGAAAGAGGTAATCCAGCCATTGCTAGACCTATTGAAGGATCAGTGGGCAGACGAAGATAAACCAGGGCTTTGGCTAGAGAAGGTCAGTGATTCCGCGCTCCTCCTTGTCTGCACATGGGTGGAGGTTGACACTCTGCTTAGTATAAACTGCAGCAAATATGTGTCTCGACTGGCTGAAGCAGCTGGTGGTGGTACTGACTGTGCTGCAGAGAGCTGGGACTTCTCAGCCCTTCTCCCTGGCGTGGATAGCCAGTGTTGGAAGAGGGTAGTGAGATTCTCAGGTAATTTCTGCTCACCTAGTAAATATTGCTTAGAACTGCTCATgcttcagaaaataaaaaagatcTTAATGCAAACCAGTTTTCAGACTGAGGCTGATCTTCACACCTTGCAGCATGCCGCAGCTTTCATCCTTCATTCTGGAAGATCAAGCATGAGCATGGAAGAGTCCGAACCTTGGAATGGCAACATCAGTGCAATAAATGCTCTCACCTACCCCGCTGCACACTGGTACCTTGTAGTCTCAAATCTAACAATCCTGATTCCTCATCTTTCTCTGAAAGATGTAGAGTATGTTGCTGACGTGCTTCTGAAGACTTTACCATCAACTAAAGCTCCGGGAGTTTCTGCAGATCAGGATTCCTTCATCACAGCTGAAAAGGTTTCTAAAGCCTTGCTGCATAGTACTTTTCTTCCAGAAATTAAGGTGCTTCACTGTGCTTTTATAAGCCGCGTTATTCAGCAGTGCTCTAGTGTGTTTTGTTCTGCTACTCAAGGCATCGTAGATCAGCCTATTCAACAGCTGTCTGCAGTTAATATACCATGGCATGAGGAAGTCCTCTCATCTTGCAAGATGGTTGGCATGGGGGAGGCACAGTCAGAAAACAATCAATCAAAGGATGAACCCTTCATTTGCTGGACAACAATGGAAAAAATTGCTCAACATATATTGTTGTTAACAAGGACCGGTTCCCCCATTACTTTGGAAGAAGACCAGATAGAAAGCTTTCTGCATTTACTAGAGATGATTTCTGCATTGAAACTTGACAGTCTTTTTCCTTCCGACCATACCCGTTGTTTTCTCTTGCTGCTATCCTTGGTAGCCAATACCAGAGCTAACATCTCTTGCAGTAAGTTGCTATCATTGAAGTTTCTAATTACCTGCTTCCGCCTCCTAACATGCCTACAGACTGGCAGAAGTGTCAACTCTATCTTTAAAGTTTTTCATGCCAGCGATGCTCTTGAGGCTGTCATGACCGCCCTGTTTGCAGCcagcaagtgctttgctgatgTTTTGACCACTCCCGCCTGGGCAGAATTTCTCCAGGTGATCCAAACCTTTTTGGAATGCTTTCTTCAGATGATTGTCGAAAAGAGGCAGAGCCTGAAACTCAATTTGGAAAAGTTCTCTTTTTTCCTAGCGAGCTGCAAACCATATGTTGATGCAGACAGAGGCAAGCCCTGGAACACTGCAGTCAATCAGCTGCTCTTAGTGCCGCTAACCACACTCTGCCATGTTCTGACTCTGtacctccagcagcagccagagaagaAACAACAACTGACAGAAATGCTGTCTGCTTTGTTGAAGCCAACAGTCCTCCAGACAGGAACAGCCATCCAGCTCTGCCTTAGAAACCTCACCAAAGACCAGCCTTTGCCTTTGGCTTTCATCCCAGCTGTCTCAACTCTACTGAAAGCAGATCTGAGCTACATGTGTACTGGTCGCTTTATGAAAATGGAAGGCAAGCAGGAGAATCCTAAAGACCCAGGAAAATATCGGGAGTATTCCCACACTGAACTGTACCAAAAGTTTTACACTCAAGTACTGAGAGAGCTGACCTCTGTGGAAGGCCATCTCCAGTTCTTTCACTCTGCCTTGCAGTTTTTAACTGTTTTCTGCTCAGTAACAGATCTGTATCCTGGAGAAGAGACTGCTCTCACTGTGTTCCATGCTGTAAAAAAACTCCTTGCTG GTCCTGGCACCACAGTCCAGGTAATTCAAGATCTAGAAATGCAGCTGACAGAATTGATGACTCAGCTGGTGGAGAGCTGCACGACTGAGGAGTTCTGTGTCATGATGAGGCTGGTGCTCCAAGGACTTGAAGTTAGCAATATTTGGAAACAAAATCCTAAA GAAGTATTGTCAGCTGTTACGCTAACCAAATTGCTGGTCAACTGCCCGTTaactggagagaaagagagagctttCTGGTTTACCAGCCCACAGATAATCACAGCTTTAGTT ATTCAAACCAAAGAGGCTTGTCGGGACCAATCGCTGATTCCCACCATTGTTGTTCCTATACTGGAGACAGTAGCAGCCCTGCTGAGGCAAGGAGAAGAGATTCTCTCCAATCCCCATCACGTGAGCCTGGCATTCAGCATTCTGCTGACTGTCCCTCTGGATCATTTGAAGATGGAGGAGTATGGGAGCATCTTCCTGGGAATTCATGAAGTGCTGTTTTCCATACTGCAGTGTCACCCTAAG GTGATGCTAAAAGCAGCGCCATCTTTCCTGAACAGCTTCAAGAGGCTGGTTGTTTCTGTTATGCACGAGGGGCGACAGAAAGGAGACAGAG GGAGCACAGATGAGTTTGGAGTTGTATTGAAATGTGCACACTTGGTGGAAAGGATGTATAGTCACATTGCTGCAAAAACAGAGGAGTTCACAGTGTTTTCTGTCTTTATAGTGGCCCAATACGTGATTGAACTGCAGAAG GTGACCTTACTTCCAGCTGTAAAGAAACATCTAACTGAGGGAATTTATCACATCCTAGACCTTTGCATTGAACGCGACATCAAGTTCTTAAACGCATCGCTACAGATGGGCGTAAGAGAAGTCTTTAAGGAATTGTACAATGATTATACCCACTACCACAAAACTAAAAAACATGGGGAGAAAAAGTACACTGCGTGA
- the URB2 gene encoding unhealthy ribosome biogenesis protein 2 homolog isoform X1, whose product MRDAPAAAAPPTNGRPSPRRSASAAWRLERAKGKGHGAAAHTIIVSMAAIYSGIHLKLKSAKTSWEDKIKLAHFAWISHQCFLPNKEQVLLDWVSHALVSYYNKKLELEDEIVEKLWTYLDNIFHSRKLQNLLKDGKTINLSFLIAQVINERISESCIQKSRGNVGTVLSCCRGILSTPPLSIIYTTKYELMVNLLSKLSWLACQWLTSEDAVTSQLFDVLQLTFAQYLLIQRQQINPNRVFGQVTSHLFQPCLLLRHLLMARAWTPADDGRVRQHLSREIRNQVEAVLQAGIFQPELLSSYRGELLPEREPQEKKKRALKTILMPVKTVLSKFQDASFCESTLQVIIVANSVPLLYKLFLDSYCKAENHMVCFHMFTRLFGCLRISHLQEDLWQEMLSPVDWSTELLAVEQLLNLVLSNDIYNVAADRIRHKETQFQFYRKLAEMLVNHSQASIPAWFRCLKTLISLNHLIVEPDLDDLVASAWIDAEVSEPRTKKPQETLINAMFQTYTKLRQFPKFFEEVLSVICRPADDELRLPVLSAGLTAKLRECLLELPPNQILDILFLILEKCQTQIIPDVKDDSDMALKLLSVSSVLHTFLFNMKSLDNVTPLPVVLRTQSLLDKMQKEVIQPLLDLLKDQWADEDKPGLWLEKVSDSALLLVCTWVEVDTLLSINCSKYVSRLAEAAGGGTDCAAESWDFSALLPGVDSQCWKRVVRFSGNFCSPSKYCLELLMLQKIKKILMQTSFQTEADLHTLQHAAAFILHSGRSSMSMEESEPWNGNISAINALTYPAAHWYLVVSNLTILIPHLSLKDVEYVADVLLKTLPSTKAPGVSADQDSFITAEKVSKALLHSTFLPEIKVLHCAFISRVIQQCSSVFCSATQGIVDQPIQQLSAVNIPWHEEVLSSCKMVGMGEAQSENNQSKDEPFICWTTMEKIAQHILLLTRTGSPITLEEDQIESFLHLLEMISALKLDSLFPSDHTRCFLLLLSLVANTRANISCSKLLSLKFLITCFRLLTCLQTGRSVNSIFKVFHASDALEAVMTALFAASKCFADVLTTPAWAEFLQVIQTFLECFLQMIVEKRQSLKLNLEKFSFFLASCKPYVDADRGKPWNTAVNQLLLVPLTTLCHVLTLYLQQQPEKKQQLTEMLSALLKPTVLQTGTAIQLCLRNLTKDQPLPLAFIPAVSTLLKADLSYMCTGRFMKMEGKQENPKDPGKYREYSHTELYQKFYTQVLRELTSVEGHLQFFHSALQFLTVFCSVTDLYPGEETALTVFHAVKKLLAGPGTTVQVIQDLEMQLTELMTQLVESCTTEEFCVMMRLVLQGLEVSNIWKQNPKEVLSAVTLTKLLVNCPLTGEKERAFWFTSPQIITALVIQTKEACRDQSLIPTIVVPILETVAALLRQGEEILSNPHHVSLAFSILLTVPLDHLKMEEYGSIFLGIHEVLFSILQCHPKVMLKAAPSFLNSFKRLVVSVMHEGRQKGDRGSTDEFGVVLKCAHLVERMYSHIAAKTEEFTVFSVFIVAQYVIELQKVTLLPAVKKHLTEGIYHILDLCIERDIKFLNASLQMGVREVFKELYNDYTHYHKTKKHGEKKYTA is encoded by the exons ATGCGTGATgcacccgccgccgccgccccccccaccAATGGGAGGCCCTCGCCGCGGCGCTCGGCTAGCGCTGCCTGGCGCCTTGAGCGGGCGAAGGGCAAAGGCCACGGGGCGGCAGCAC ATACAATAATAGTCTCTATGGCTGCAATTTACTCAGGAATTCACCTGAAGCTGAAAAGTGCAAAAACCTCTTGGGAAGACAAAATCAAATTAGCTCACTTTGCATGGATTTCCCATCAGTGCTTTCTTCCAAATAAAGAACAA GTATTACTTGATTGGGTGAGCCATGCATTGGTTTCATATTACAACAAGAAACTTGAACTGGAGGATGAAATTGTTGAGAAACTTTGGACGTACCTGGATAACATCTTCCATAGCAGAAAACTACAGAATCTCTTAAAGGATGGAAAGACAATCAACCTCAGTTTTTTGATTGCACAG GTCATAAATGAAAGGATATCCGAGTCCTGCATTCAAAAATCCCGCGGAAATGTTGGTACAGTGCTAAGTTGTTGCAGGGGCATCCTTTCCACTCCGCCTCTCTCCATCATCTATACCACAAAATATGAGCTGATGGTGAACCTCTTAagcaagctctcctggctggcctgTCAATGGCTGACCTCAGAAGATGCTGTGACTTCCCAGTTGTTTGATGTCCTCCAGCTGACCTTTGCTCAGTACCTCCTGATTCAGAGGCAACAGATCAACCCAAATCGTGTGTTTGGGCAAGTGACCAGCCACTTGTTTCAACCATGTCTGCTCCTGAGGCATTTGCTTATGGCCAGAGCGTGGACACCAGCTGATGATGGCCGCGTACGTCAGCATCTGAGCAGGGAAATCCGAAACCAAGTAGAGGCTGTGCTACAGGCTGGGATTTTCCAGCCTGAGCTCTTGTCCTCTTACAGAGGGGAGCTCCTGCCAGAAAGGGAACcgcaagagaaaaagaaaagggctcTGAAAACTATTCTGATGCCAGTCAAAACAGTGCTGTCCAAGTTCCAGGATGCTAGCTTTTGTGAATCAACGCTCCAGGTGATCATAGTAGCAAATTCAGTACCTCTGCTTTATAAGCTCTTTTTGGATTCTTATTGTAAGGCAGAAAACCACATGGTCTGTTTCCACATGTTCACCAGGCTTTTTGGCTGTCTAAGGATTTCTCACCTGCAGGAGGATCtatggcaggagatgctctcgcCAGTAGACTGGAGCACAGAACTGCTTGCTGTGGAACAGCTCCTGAACTTGGTGCTCAGCAACGATATCTATAACGTTGCCGCTGACCGGATCAGGCACAAAGAGACCCAGTTCCAGTTTTACCGCAAACTGGCAGAAATGTTGGTGAATCACTCCCAGGCTTCCATCCCAGCTTGGTTTAGGTGTCTCAAGACCTTGATTTCGTTAAATCATTTAATTGTCGAGCctgatctggatgaccttgtggCCTCAGCTTGGATCGATGCAGAGGTCTCTGAGCCACGTACAAAGAAGCCTCAAGAGACTCTCATAAATGCCATGTTTCAGACTTACACGAAGCTGCGACAGTTCCCTAAATTCTTTGAAGAGGTTCTGTCCGTGATCTGCCGTCCAGCTGATGATGAGTTAAGGCTGCCAGTCTTGTCTGCTGGGCTGACGGCAAAGCTTCGTGAGTGCCTCCTCGAGCTGCCACCCAACCAGATTCTGGATATTTTGTTCCTCATACTGGAGAAGTGTCAGACTCAAATAATTCCTGACGTGAAAGATGATTCTGACATGGCACTGAAGCTGTTGTCTGTGAGCTCTGTGCTTCACACTTTTCTGTTCAACATGAAGAGTTTGGATAATGTCACCCCATTACCTGTTGTCCTTCGCACTCAGAGTCTGTTGGACAAGATGCAGAAAGAGGTAATCCAGCCATTGCTAGACCTATTGAAGGATCAGTGGGCAGACGAAGATAAACCAGGGCTTTGGCTAGAGAAGGTCAGTGATTCCGCGCTCCTCCTTGTCTGCACATGGGTGGAGGTTGACACTCTGCTTAGTATAAACTGCAGCAAATATGTGTCTCGACTGGCTGAAGCAGCTGGTGGTGGTACTGACTGTGCTGCAGAGAGCTGGGACTTCTCAGCCCTTCTCCCTGGCGTGGATAGCCAGTGTTGGAAGAGGGTAGTGAGATTCTCAGGTAATTTCTGCTCACCTAGTAAATATTGCTTAGAACTGCTCATgcttcagaaaataaaaaagatcTTAATGCAAACCAGTTTTCAGACTGAGGCTGATCTTCACACCTTGCAGCATGCCGCAGCTTTCATCCTTCATTCTGGAAGATCAAGCATGAGCATGGAAGAGTCCGAACCTTGGAATGGCAACATCAGTGCAATAAATGCTCTCACCTACCCCGCTGCACACTGGTACCTTGTAGTCTCAAATCTAACAATCCTGATTCCTCATCTTTCTCTGAAAGATGTAGAGTATGTTGCTGACGTGCTTCTGAAGACTTTACCATCAACTAAAGCTCCGGGAGTTTCTGCAGATCAGGATTCCTTCATCACAGCTGAAAAGGTTTCTAAAGCCTTGCTGCATAGTACTTTTCTTCCAGAAATTAAGGTGCTTCACTGTGCTTTTATAAGCCGCGTTATTCAGCAGTGCTCTAGTGTGTTTTGTTCTGCTACTCAAGGCATCGTAGATCAGCCTATTCAACAGCTGTCTGCAGTTAATATACCATGGCATGAGGAAGTCCTCTCATCTTGCAAGATGGTTGGCATGGGGGAGGCACAGTCAGAAAACAATCAATCAAAGGATGAACCCTTCATTTGCTGGACAACAATGGAAAAAATTGCTCAACATATATTGTTGTTAACAAGGACCGGTTCCCCCATTACTTTGGAAGAAGACCAGATAGAAAGCTTTCTGCATTTACTAGAGATGATTTCTGCATTGAAACTTGACAGTCTTTTTCCTTCCGACCATACCCGTTGTTTTCTCTTGCTGCTATCCTTGGTAGCCAATACCAGAGCTAACATCTCTTGCAGTAAGTTGCTATCATTGAAGTTTCTAATTACCTGCTTCCGCCTCCTAACATGCCTACAGACTGGCAGAAGTGTCAACTCTATCTTTAAAGTTTTTCATGCCAGCGATGCTCTTGAGGCTGTCATGACCGCCCTGTTTGCAGCcagcaagtgctttgctgatgTTTTGACCACTCCCGCCTGGGCAGAATTTCTCCAGGTGATCCAAACCTTTTTGGAATGCTTTCTTCAGATGATTGTCGAAAAGAGGCAGAGCCTGAAACTCAATTTGGAAAAGTTCTCTTTTTTCCTAGCGAGCTGCAAACCATATGTTGATGCAGACAGAGGCAAGCCCTGGAACACTGCAGTCAATCAGCTGCTCTTAGTGCCGCTAACCACACTCTGCCATGTTCTGACTCTGtacctccagcagcagccagagaagaAACAACAACTGACAGAAATGCTGTCTGCTTTGTTGAAGCCAACAGTCCTCCAGACAGGAACAGCCATCCAGCTCTGCCTTAGAAACCTCACCAAAGACCAGCCTTTGCCTTTGGCTTTCATCCCAGCTGTCTCAACTCTACTGAAAGCAGATCTGAGCTACATGTGTACTGGTCGCTTTATGAAAATGGAAGGCAAGCAGGAGAATCCTAAAGACCCAGGAAAATATCGGGAGTATTCCCACACTGAACTGTACCAAAAGTTTTACACTCAAGTACTGAGAGAGCTGACCTCTGTGGAAGGCCATCTCCAGTTCTTTCACTCTGCCTTGCAGTTTTTAACTGTTTTCTGCTCAGTAACAGATCTGTATCCTGGAGAAGAGACTGCTCTCACTGTGTTCCATGCTGTAAAAAAACTCCTTGCTG GTCCTGGCACCACAGTCCAGGTAATTCAAGATCTAGAAATGCAGCTGACAGAATTGATGACTCAGCTGGTGGAGAGCTGCACGACTGAGGAGTTCTGTGTCATGATGAGGCTGGTGCTCCAAGGACTTGAAGTTAGCAATATTTGGAAACAAAATCCTAAA GAAGTATTGTCAGCTGTTACGCTAACCAAATTGCTGGTCAACTGCCCGTTaactggagagaaagagagagctttCTGGTTTACCAGCCCACAGATAATCACAGCTTTAGTT ATTCAAACCAAAGAGGCTTGTCGGGACCAATCGCTGATTCCCACCATTGTTGTTCCTATACTGGAGACAGTAGCAGCCCTGCTGAGGCAAGGAGAAGAGATTCTCTCCAATCCCCATCACGTGAGCCTGGCATTCAGCATTCTGCTGACTGTCCCTCTGGATCATTTGAAGATGGAGGAGTATGGGAGCATCTTCCTGGGAATTCATGAAGTGCTGTTTTCCATACTGCAGTGTCACCCTAAG GTGATGCTAAAAGCAGCGCCATCTTTCCTGAACAGCTTCAAGAGGCTGGTTGTTTCTGTTATGCACGAGGGGCGACAGAAAGGAGACAGAG GGAGCACAGATGAGTTTGGAGTTGTATTGAAATGTGCACACTTGGTGGAAAGGATGTATAGTCACATTGCTGCAAAAACAGAGGAGTTCACAGTGTTTTCTGTCTTTATAGTGGCCCAATACGTGATTGAACTGCAGAAG GTGACCTTACTTCCAGCTGTAAAGAAACATCTAACTGAGGGAATTTATCACATCCTAGACCTTTGCATTGAACGCGACATCAAGTTCTTAAACGCATCGCTACAGATGGGCGTAAGAGAAGTCTTTAAGGAATTGTACAATGATTATACCCACTACCACAAAACTAAAAAACATGGGGAGAAAAAGTACACTGCGTGA